In Drosophila santomea strain STO CAGO 1482 chromosome 2L, Prin_Dsan_1.1, whole genome shotgun sequence, a single window of DNA contains:
- the LOC120443948 gene encoding FK506-binding protein 5 isoform X4 — protein sequence MTITRLKTLSLLVCALLALSFPGYVSGAAGNSKKGSQPVAPPEPEAVIEEVNAKQLEKLLADKDYVAVFWYARSCVTCDKVLAELEKIDDDTDSFGVDFVKINDKRLAKQYGIKNFPALTYFREKEPIIYDGDLMDEEGVLDFLTSLEAMDLPDRIEEVNAKILQKIIEDTDFVAVLFCPDHETCPPRVMDKQQCRKCAKALQELENIDDEADQLGIGFVKIHDEALADEYNLGNLPALVYYRHQTPIIYEGELQREEDVLEWLVQNKSTGDEDDVIEDVTSKTLSTLISNIDNLVVLFYDHGNDDSMTVLEELEQIDDDCDKHGIQFVKIDDTKAAGDYGIDSIPAIVYFEKEIPNVYDGDLMDEEQILKWLLGQLERDEIEDVTDEMLDTMIKEGRVIAVLFYDNNDKKSQKVLEELENIDDECDALGITFVKIDNPEEAVEYGINKVPKLIYFEKGIPTIYEGNLEDEEKLLKWLTDQTSSDQIEDITDEMLDLIIEKMPHVAVLFYDKDQKKSQKILAELENIDDECDQNDIAFVKIDDDKEAKEWGIDEIPSIVLFERGIPHIYEGDLMKEDELLGWLVHQKRYSEIPEVTDEMKDKLVENTEHLAVIFYDKDDKQDMRILNELENIDDELEKEGIVIVRIDNAAEAKEYGLDHLPALIYFENKIPALYEGDLMNEDEVLEWLLVQKKTATIEEVTDEILVNLINEHEYVVVFFTGPCEPGETCEHTLNALESIDDELDEAGIIFVTTEDTGIAKKYNVKTYPRLVFFRNRDPLHFTGDLDDEDEVLAWITDDETLEIPGKIEEVNVKMLDKILAENDHVVVFFYAEGDKKAQKILNELENIDDECEEKDIDFVKTSDDDIDKEYDLPGLPALAFYRHKFRTIYTGDLMKEEEILEWVIDLHESTADVIESVDRKTLQVLINDVEHLAVFFYDDECESCSDILEELENIDDDTDKHGIQFVKSNDVKLAHEIGIFAFPALVYYETGVPIMYDGNLKNENRVLQWLVNQKSNDDGDSNEKIVKLRYPKESDEDKRERLKRLQNSIRNERLHKKRRDTDDDENGDNEDETGEKGTKRADEDEDDEDDENGDDGDDEDNNNGDEEDDEEEDDNGNDEDDNEDDNNDDENDEEEDEEEDNDDDEDDGEDDNEDEDDEDDNNDDDKDEDDAEDNNDDDEDDEEDNNKDDDDDEEDNNKDDDDDEEDNNKDDDDEEEHNNKNDDDEEEDNNEDDDENEEEDNNKDDDDDNDEGDNDGDDEDDEENDEDEDDKEEDEDDNDKDDNKGENDEDEDDGDEDDDDDEDDDDKTDNENEDDNEDGDATGEDDNENDEEDIKSKPKYRHTAKGRTIHRLADLCSGRLIDEIDDECFYVGLGHDGHSAKRGNNFVPNDYKPFQCCPTKLEKSTKVPKMTAQRIGHSEGDQGKRPSGGNFQFAGQASSKSATKPAATKKQAKLSKDTKDTDDDDEDDEDKPLVKVSYANKRSGGSNKPQAGKKTVAKDNDDQSQEVEKVSKQKSSKKSGKLNVKSGYLSVGVRQQFN from the exons ATGACTATCACCCGCCTCAAGACTCTCTCGCTGCTCGTGTGTGCTCTGCTGGCCCTGAGTTTTCCCGGATATGTGAGTGGCGCAGCAGGCAACAGCAAGAAGGGCTCGCAGCCAGTGGCGCCTCCGGAACCGGAGGCCGTCATCGAGGAGGTCAATGCCAAGCAGCTGGAGAAGCTCCTGGCCGACAAGGATTACGTCGCCGTCTTTTGGT ATGCGCGAAGCTGCGTGACCTGTGATAAGGTCTTAGCGGAGCTCGAAAAAATCGACGATGACACCGACTCCTTTGGTGTGGACTTTGTAAAAATCAACGACAAACGACTTGCCAAGCAGTATGGCATCAAGAACTTCCCCGCCCTCACCTACTTTAG GGAGAAGGAGCCCATCATATATGATGGCGATCTTATGGACGAGGAAGGAGTGCTCGATTTCCTCACCTCCTTGGAGGCCATGGACTTGCCCGATCGCATCGAGGAGGTCAATGCCAAGATATTGCAGAAGATTATCGAGGACACCGACTTTGTAGCCGTTCTATTCT GTCCAGATCATGAAACATGCCCGCCCAGGGTTATGG ACAAACAGCAATGCCGCAAGTGCGCCAAGGCCTTGCAGGAGCTGGAGAATATTGACGACGAAGCTGACCAGCTGGGCATCGGGTTTGTGAAGATACACGACGAGGCATTGGCCGACGAATACAATCTAGGCAACCTGCCAGCCTTGGTCTATTACCGCCACCAGACTCCAATCATATACGAAG GTGAACTTCAGCGAGAGGAGGACGTCTTGGAATGGTTGGTGCAGAATAAGTCGACGGGCGATGAGGATGATGTGATTGAAGACGTCACTTCGAAGACTCTGTCTACGCTGATCAGCAATATCGACAACCTGGTCGTGCTATTTT ATGATCATGGAAACGACGATTCGATGACCGTGTTGGAGGAGTTGGAGCAAATCGACGACGACTGCGACAAGCATGGCATTCAGTTTGTGAAAATCGATGATACGAAGGCTGCAGGCGATTACGGAATCGATTCG ATTCCGGCCATTGTTTACTTTGAAAAAGAAATTCCGAATGTGTACGACGGCGATCTCATGGACGAGGAGCAGATTCTGAAATGGTTGTTGGGACAGTTGGAACGGGATGAGATCGAGGACGTCACCGACGAAATGCTCGATACAATGATCAAAGAAGGACGCGTCATTGCCGTGCTGTTCT ACGACAACAACGACAAGAAGTCCCAGAAAGTACTCGAGGAGCTGGAAAACATTGACGACGAGTGCGACGCATTGGGCATTACATTCGTGAAGATCGACAATCCCGAGGAGGCCGTTGAATATGGCATCAATAAAGTTCCTAAACTGATATACTTTGAAAAAGGCATTCCAACTATTTACGAGGGCAATCTGGAGGACGAGGAGAAGCTTCTAAAATGGCTAACAGACCAAACGAGTTCCGATCAAATCGAGGACATCACCGACGAAATGTTGGATTTAATTATTGAGAAAATGCCCCATGTTGCTGTTCTTTTCT ACGACAAAGACCAGAAAAAGTCACAGAAGATCCTCGCAGAACTGGAAAACATCGACGATGAGTGCGATCAGAACGATATTGCCTTTGTCAAGATCGATGATGACAAGGAGGCAAAAGAATGGGGTATCGATGAGATACCATCGATTGTACTCTTTGAACGTGGAATTCCACACATCTACGAGGGTGATCTGATGAAAGAAGATGAGCTGCTTGGCTGGTTGGTGCACCAGAAGCGCTATTCCGAAATTCCCGAGGTCACCGATGAGATGAAGGACAAGTTGGTCGAGAACACCGAGCACTTAGCGGTTATATTCT ACGACAAGGACGATAAGCAGGATATGCGCATCCTAAACGAACTGGAGAACATCGATGATGAACTGGAGAAGGAGGGGATTGTCATCGTACGCATTGATAACGCTGCTGAAGCCAAGGAATACGGTCTCGATCATTTGCCGGCTCTTATCTACTTCGAAAACAAGATCCCGGCTCTTTATGAAGGCGATCTGATGAACGAGGATGAGGTGCTCGAGTGGCTTCTTGTCCAGAAAAAGACAGCTACTATCGAGGAGGTTACCGATGAGATCCTAGTCAATCTGATCAACGAACACGAGTATGTCGTCGTCTTCTTCACGGGTCCCTGCGAACCCGGAGAGACCTGTGAGCACACTCTCAACGCCCTGGAAAGCATCGACGATGAATTGGATGAAGCTGGCATCATTTTTGTTACCACTGAGGATACCGGAATCGCTAAGAAATACAATGTCAAGACCTATCCACGCCTGGTGTTCTTTAGAAACCGTGATCCACTCCATTTCACCGGAGATCTagacgacgaggacgaggtGTTGGCCTGGATAACTGACGACGAGACCCTTGAAATTCCCGGAAAAATTGAGGAGGTCAATGTGAAGATGTTGGATAAGATCTTGGCTGAGAACGATCACGTAGTCGTATTCTTCT ACGCTGAGGGCGATAAAAAAGCACAGAAGATCCTTAACGAGCTGGAGAACATCGATGACGAATGCGAGGAAAAAGACATTGACTTTGTAAAGACATCCGACGATGATATTGATAAGGAGTACGACCTGCCCGGTCTGCCGGCACTTGCATTTTATAGACATAAGTTTAGAACAATTTACACCG GTGACCTGATGAAGGAAGAGGAAATTCTTGAGTGGGTTATTGATTTGCACGAGTCTACAGCTGATGTCATTGAATCTGTCGATCGTAAAACCCTGCAAGTTCTGATCAACGATGTTGAGCACCTGGCTGTGTTCTTCT ATGACGATGAATGCGAATCGTGTTCTGACATCTTGGAGGAGTTGGAGAACATCGACGATGACACCGACAAACACGGAATACAATTTGTCAAGTCCAATGATGTTAAGCTGGCTCATGAAATtggcatttttgcatttccagCTTTGGTCTACTACGAGACCGGCGTCCCGATTATGTATGATG GTAAtctcaaaaatgaaaatcgtGTGCTGCAGTGGTTAGTCAATCAAAAGA GCAATGATGACGGCGACAGTAAtgaaaaaattgttaaattgcGCTATCCCAAAGAAAGCGATGAGGATAAACGAGAAAGATTAAAGCGTCTGCAGAATTCGATTCGCAATGAAAGATTACATAAGAAAAGACGGGACACTGATGACGATGAAAATGGGGATAACGAAGATGAAACGGGGGAGAAAGGTACTAAAAGGGCTGACGAAGACGAggatgatgaagatgatgaaAATGGGGACGACGGGGATGACgaagataataataatgggGACGAAGAGGATGACGAAGAAGAAGATGATAATGGGAACGACGAAGACGATAATGAAGATGACAATAACGACGACGAGAATGACGAAGAGgaagatgaagaagaagataacgatgacgacgaggatgaCGGGGAAGATGACAATGAGGACGAAGATGACGAAGACGATAATAATGATGACGACAAGGACGAGGATGACGCAGAAGATAATAATgatgacgacgaggatgaCGAAGAAGATAATAATAaggacgacgatgatgacgaagaagataataataaagacgacgacgatgacgaagAAGATAATAATaaggacgacgacgatgaaGAAGAACATAATAATAAGAACGACGACGATGAAGAAGAAGATAATAATGAGGACGACGACGAAAACGAAGAAGAAGATAATAATaaggacgacgacgatgacaaTGACGAAGGGGATAATGATGGAGATGACGAGGACGACGAAGAGAACGATGAAGATGAGGATGACAAGGAAGAAGATGAGGACGACAATGACAAAGACGATAACAAGGGAGAGAAtgatgaggacgaggatgacGGGGACGAagacgacgatgacgatgaggatgaCGATGACAAAACAGACAATGAGAACGAGGACGATAACGAGGACGGGGACGCAACAGGGGAGGACGATAATGAGAACGACGAAGAAGATATTAAGAGTAAACCAAAATATAGGCATACGGCCAAAGGTAGAACGATACACCGCCTTGCTGACCTTTGCTCAGGTCGGCTTATAGATGAAATAG ATGACGAATGTTTCTATGTTGGATTGGGCCATGACGGCCATTCAGCTAAGCGCGGCAACAATTTCGTGCCCAACGATTATAAACCATTCCAATGCTGTCCAACCAAATTGGAGAAGTCAACGAAAGTTCCTAAAATGACGGCCCAGCGAATCGGGCACAGCGAAGGCGATCAGGGCAAGCGTCCAAGCGGCGGCAACTTCCAGTTCGCCGGCCAGGCGTCCAGCAAATCGGCAACAAAGCCGGCGGCCACCAAGAAGCAGGCCAAGCTCTCCAAGGACACCAAGGACACcgatgacgacgatgaggaCGACGAGGACAAGCCCCTGGTCAAGGTTTCCTATGCCAACAAGCGCTCGGGAGGAAGCAACAAGCCGCAGGCTGGCAAGAAGACAGTAGCCAAGGATAACGACGATCAGTCTCAGGAGGTGGAGAAGGTATCTAAGCAGAAGTCGTCAAAGAAGTCCGGCAAGCTGAATGTCAAATCCG GATATCTCTCTGTGGGAGTAAGGCAACAGTTTAACTGA
- the LOC120443948 gene encoding uncharacterized protein LOC120443948 isoform X14: MTITRLKTLSLLVCALLALSFPGYVSGAAGNSKKGSQPVAPPEPEAVIEEVNAKQLEKLLADKDYVAVFWYARSCVTCDKVLAELEKIDDDTDSFGVDFVKINDKRLAKQYGIKNFPALTYFREKEPIIYDGDLMDEEGVLDFLTSLEAMDLPDRIEEVNAKILQKIIEDTDFVAVLFYDKDQKKSQKILAELENIDDECDQNDIAFVKIDDDKEAKEWGIDEIPSIVLFERGIPHIYEGDLMKEDELLGWLVHQKRYSEIPEVTDEMKDKLVENTEHLAVIFYDKDDKQDMRILNELENIDDELEKEGIVIVRIDNAAEAKEYGLDHLPALIYFENKIPALYEGDLMNEDEVLEWLLVQKKTATIEEVTDEILVNLINEHEYVVVFFTGPCEPGETCEHTLNALESIDDELDEAGIIFVTTEDTGIAKKYNVKTYPRLVFFRNRDPLHFTGDLDDEDEVLAWITDDETLEIPGKIEEVNVKMLDKILAENDHVVVFFYAEGDKKAQKILNELENIDDECEEKDIDFVKTSDDDIDKEYDLPGLPALAFYRHKFRTIYTGDLMKEEEILEWVIDLHESTADVIESVDRKTLQVLINDVEHLAVFFYDDECESCSDILEELENIDDDTDKHGIQFVKSNDVKLAHEIGIFAFPALVYYETGVPIMYDGNLKNENRVLQWLVNQKNLGKRNSNKKAFNQDDECFYVGLGHDGHSAKRGNNFVPNDYKPFQCCPTKLEKSTKVPKMTAQRIGHSEGDQGKRPSGGNFQFAGQASSKSATKPAATKKQAKLSKDTKDTDDDDEDDEDKPLVKVSYANKRSGGSNKPQAGKKTVAKDNDDQSQEVEKVSKQKSSKKSGKLNVKSGYLSVGVRQQFN; this comes from the exons ATGACTATCACCCGCCTCAAGACTCTCTCGCTGCTCGTGTGTGCTCTGCTGGCCCTGAGTTTTCCCGGATATGTGAGTGGCGCAGCAGGCAACAGCAAGAAGGGCTCGCAGCCAGTGGCGCCTCCGGAACCGGAGGCCGTCATCGAGGAGGTCAATGCCAAGCAGCTGGAGAAGCTCCTGGCCGACAAGGATTACGTCGCCGTCTTTTGGT ATGCGCGAAGCTGCGTGACCTGTGATAAGGTCTTAGCGGAGCTCGAAAAAATCGACGATGACACCGACTCCTTTGGTGTGGACTTTGTAAAAATCAACGACAAACGACTTGCCAAGCAGTATGGCATCAAGAACTTCCCCGCCCTCACCTACTTTAG GGAGAAGGAGCCCATCATATATGATGGCGATCTTATGGACGAGGAAGGAGTGCTCGATTTCCTCACCTCCTTGGAGGCCATGGACTTGCCCGATCGCATCGAGGAGGTCAATGCCAAGATATTGCAGAAGATTATCGAGGACACCGACTTTGTAGCCGTTCTATTCT ACGACAAAGACCAGAAAAAGTCACAGAAGATCCTCGCAGAACTGGAAAACATCGACGATGAGTGCGATCAGAACGATATTGCCTTTGTCAAGATCGATGATGACAAGGAGGCAAAAGAATGGGGTATCGATGAGATACCATCGATTGTACTCTTTGAACGTGGAATTCCACACATCTACGAGGGTGATCTGATGAAAGAAGATGAGCTGCTTGGCTGGTTGGTGCACCAGAAGCGCTATTCCGAAATTCCCGAGGTCACCGATGAGATGAAGGACAAGTTGGTCGAGAACACCGAGCACTTAGCGGTTATATTCT ACGACAAGGACGATAAGCAGGATATGCGCATCCTAAACGAACTGGAGAACATCGATGATGAACTGGAGAAGGAGGGGATTGTCATCGTACGCATTGATAACGCTGCTGAAGCCAAGGAATACGGTCTCGATCATTTGCCGGCTCTTATCTACTTCGAAAACAAGATCCCGGCTCTTTATGAAGGCGATCTGATGAACGAGGATGAGGTGCTCGAGTGGCTTCTTGTCCAGAAAAAGACAGCTACTATCGAGGAGGTTACCGATGAGATCCTAGTCAATCTGATCAACGAACACGAGTATGTCGTCGTCTTCTTCACGGGTCCCTGCGAACCCGGAGAGACCTGTGAGCACACTCTCAACGCCCTGGAAAGCATCGACGATGAATTGGATGAAGCTGGCATCATTTTTGTTACCACTGAGGATACCGGAATCGCTAAGAAATACAATGTCAAGACCTATCCACGCCTGGTGTTCTTTAGAAACCGTGATCCACTCCATTTCACCGGAGATCTagacgacgaggacgaggtGTTGGCCTGGATAACTGACGACGAGACCCTTGAAATTCCCGGAAAAATTGAGGAGGTCAATGTGAAGATGTTGGATAAGATCTTGGCTGAGAACGATCACGTAGTCGTATTCTTCT ACGCTGAGGGCGATAAAAAAGCACAGAAGATCCTTAACGAGCTGGAGAACATCGATGACGAATGCGAGGAAAAAGACATTGACTTTGTAAAGACATCCGACGATGATATTGATAAGGAGTACGACCTGCCCGGTCTGCCGGCACTTGCATTTTATAGACATAAGTTTAGAACAATTTACACCG GTGACCTGATGAAGGAAGAGGAAATTCTTGAGTGGGTTATTGATTTGCACGAGTCTACAGCTGATGTCATTGAATCTGTCGATCGTAAAACCCTGCAAGTTCTGATCAACGATGTTGAGCACCTGGCTGTGTTCTTCT ATGACGATGAATGCGAATCGTGTTCTGACATCTTGGAGGAGTTGGAGAACATCGACGATGACACCGACAAACACGGAATACAATTTGTCAAGTCCAATGATGTTAAGCTGGCTCATGAAATtggcatttttgcatttccagCTTTGGTCTACTACGAGACCGGCGTCCCGATTATGTATGATG GTAAtctcaaaaatgaaaatcgtGTGCTGCAGTGGTTAGTCAATCAAAAGA ACTTGGGGAAGaggaattcaaataaaaaagcatttAACCAAG ATGACGAATGTTTCTATGTTGGATTGGGCCATGACGGCCATTCAGCTAAGCGCGGCAACAATTTCGTGCCCAACGATTATAAACCATTCCAATGCTGTCCAACCAAATTGGAGAAGTCAACGAAAGTTCCTAAAATGACGGCCCAGCGAATCGGGCACAGCGAAGGCGATCAGGGCAAGCGTCCAAGCGGCGGCAACTTCCAGTTCGCCGGCCAGGCGTCCAGCAAATCGGCAACAAAGCCGGCGGCCACCAAGAAGCAGGCCAAGCTCTCCAAGGACACCAAGGACACcgatgacgacgatgaggaCGACGAGGACAAGCCCCTGGTCAAGGTTTCCTATGCCAACAAGCGCTCGGGAGGAAGCAACAAGCCGCAGGCTGGCAAGAAGACAGTAGCCAAGGATAACGACGATCAGTCTCAGGAGGTGGAGAAGGTATCTAAGCAGAAGTCGTCAAAGAAGTCCGGCAAGCTGAATGTCAAATCCG GATATCTCTCTGTGGGAGTAAGGCAACAGTTTAACTGA
- the LOC120443948 gene encoding FK506-binding protein 5 isoform X16: protein MTITRLKTLSLLVCALLALSFPGYVSGAAGNSKKGSQPVAPPEPEAVIEEVNAKQLEKLLADKDYVAVFWYARSCVTCDKVLAELEKIDDDTDSFGVDFVKINDKRLAKQYGIKNFPALTYFREKEPIIYDGDLMDEEGVLDFLTSLEAMDLPDRIEEVNAKILQKIIEDTDFVAVLFYDKDQKKSQKILAELENIDDECDQNDIAFVKIDDDKEAKEWGIDEIPSIVLFERGIPHIYEGDLMKEDELLGWLVHQKRYSEIPEVTDEMKDKLVENTEHLAVIFYDKDDKQDMRILNELENIDDELEKEGIVIVRIDNAAEAKEYGLDHLPALIYFENKIPALYEGDLMNEDEVLEWLLVQKKTATIEEVTDEILVNLINEHEYVVVFFTGPCEPGETCEHTLNALESIDDELDEAGIIFVTTEDTGIAKKYNVKTYPRLVFFRNRDPLHFTGDLDDEDEVLAWITDDETLEIPGKIEEVNVKMLDKILAENDHVVVFFYAEGDKKAQKILNELENIDDECEEKDIDFVKTSDDDIDKEYDLPGLPALAFYRHKFRTIYTGDLMKEEEILEWVIDLHESTADVIESVDRKTLQVLINDVEHLAVFFYDDECESCSDILEELENIDDDTDKHGIQFVKSNDVKLAHEIGIFAFPALVYYETGVPIMYDGNLKNENRVLQWLVNQKSNDDGDSNEKIVKLRYPKESDEDKRERLKRLQNSIRNERLHKKRRDTDDDENGDNEDETGEKGTKRADEDEDDEDDENGDDGDDEDNNNGDEEDDEEEDDNGNDEDDNEDDNNDDENDEEEDEEEDNDDDEDDGEDDNEDEDDEDDNNDDDKDEDDAEDNNDDDEDDEEDNNKDDDDDEEDNNKDDDDDEEDNNKDDDDEEEHNNKNDDDEEEDNNEDDDENEEEDNNKDDDDDNDEGDNDGDDEDDEENDEDEDDKEEDEDDNDKDDNKGENDEDEDDGDEDDDDDEDDDDKTDNENEDDNEDGDATGEDDNENDEEDIKSKPKYRHTAKGRTIHRLADLCSGRLIDEIDLGKRNSNKKAFNQDDECFYVGLGHDGHSAKRGNNFVPNDYKPFQCCPTKLEKSTKVPKMTAQRIGHSEGDQGKRPSGGNFQFAGQASSKSATKPAATKKQAKLSKDTKDTDDDDEDDEDKPLVKVSYANKRSGGSNKPQAGKKTVAKDNDDQSQEVEKVSKQKSSKKSGKLNVKSGYLSVGVRQQFN from the exons ATGACTATCACCCGCCTCAAGACTCTCTCGCTGCTCGTGTGTGCTCTGCTGGCCCTGAGTTTTCCCGGATATGTGAGTGGCGCAGCAGGCAACAGCAAGAAGGGCTCGCAGCCAGTGGCGCCTCCGGAACCGGAGGCCGTCATCGAGGAGGTCAATGCCAAGCAGCTGGAGAAGCTCCTGGCCGACAAGGATTACGTCGCCGTCTTTTGGT ATGCGCGAAGCTGCGTGACCTGTGATAAGGTCTTAGCGGAGCTCGAAAAAATCGACGATGACACCGACTCCTTTGGTGTGGACTTTGTAAAAATCAACGACAAACGACTTGCCAAGCAGTATGGCATCAAGAACTTCCCCGCCCTCACCTACTTTAG GGAGAAGGAGCCCATCATATATGATGGCGATCTTATGGACGAGGAAGGAGTGCTCGATTTCCTCACCTCCTTGGAGGCCATGGACTTGCCCGATCGCATCGAGGAGGTCAATGCCAAGATATTGCAGAAGATTATCGAGGACACCGACTTTGTAGCCGTTCTATTCT ACGACAAAGACCAGAAAAAGTCACAGAAGATCCTCGCAGAACTGGAAAACATCGACGATGAGTGCGATCAGAACGATATTGCCTTTGTCAAGATCGATGATGACAAGGAGGCAAAAGAATGGGGTATCGATGAGATACCATCGATTGTACTCTTTGAACGTGGAATTCCACACATCTACGAGGGTGATCTGATGAAAGAAGATGAGCTGCTTGGCTGGTTGGTGCACCAGAAGCGCTATTCCGAAATTCCCGAGGTCACCGATGAGATGAAGGACAAGTTGGTCGAGAACACCGAGCACTTAGCGGTTATATTCT ACGACAAGGACGATAAGCAGGATATGCGCATCCTAAACGAACTGGAGAACATCGATGATGAACTGGAGAAGGAGGGGATTGTCATCGTACGCATTGATAACGCTGCTGAAGCCAAGGAATACGGTCTCGATCATTTGCCGGCTCTTATCTACTTCGAAAACAAGATCCCGGCTCTTTATGAAGGCGATCTGATGAACGAGGATGAGGTGCTCGAGTGGCTTCTTGTCCAGAAAAAGACAGCTACTATCGAGGAGGTTACCGATGAGATCCTAGTCAATCTGATCAACGAACACGAGTATGTCGTCGTCTTCTTCACGGGTCCCTGCGAACCCGGAGAGACCTGTGAGCACACTCTCAACGCCCTGGAAAGCATCGACGATGAATTGGATGAAGCTGGCATCATTTTTGTTACCACTGAGGATACCGGAATCGCTAAGAAATACAATGTCAAGACCTATCCACGCCTGGTGTTCTTTAGAAACCGTGATCCACTCCATTTCACCGGAGATCTagacgacgaggacgaggtGTTGGCCTGGATAACTGACGACGAGACCCTTGAAATTCCCGGAAAAATTGAGGAGGTCAATGTGAAGATGTTGGATAAGATCTTGGCTGAGAACGATCACGTAGTCGTATTCTTCT ACGCTGAGGGCGATAAAAAAGCACAGAAGATCCTTAACGAGCTGGAGAACATCGATGACGAATGCGAGGAAAAAGACATTGACTTTGTAAAGACATCCGACGATGATATTGATAAGGAGTACGACCTGCCCGGTCTGCCGGCACTTGCATTTTATAGACATAAGTTTAGAACAATTTACACCG GTGACCTGATGAAGGAAGAGGAAATTCTTGAGTGGGTTATTGATTTGCACGAGTCTACAGCTGATGTCATTGAATCTGTCGATCGTAAAACCCTGCAAGTTCTGATCAACGATGTTGAGCACCTGGCTGTGTTCTTCT ATGACGATGAATGCGAATCGTGTTCTGACATCTTGGAGGAGTTGGAGAACATCGACGATGACACCGACAAACACGGAATACAATTTGTCAAGTCCAATGATGTTAAGCTGGCTCATGAAATtggcatttttgcatttccagCTTTGGTCTACTACGAGACCGGCGTCCCGATTATGTATGATG GTAAtctcaaaaatgaaaatcgtGTGCTGCAGTGGTTAGTCAATCAAAAGA GCAATGATGACGGCGACAGTAAtgaaaaaattgttaaattgcGCTATCCCAAAGAAAGCGATGAGGATAAACGAGAAAGATTAAAGCGTCTGCAGAATTCGATTCGCAATGAAAGATTACATAAGAAAAGACGGGACACTGATGACGATGAAAATGGGGATAACGAAGATGAAACGGGGGAGAAAGGTACTAAAAGGGCTGACGAAGACGAggatgatgaagatgatgaaAATGGGGACGACGGGGATGACgaagataataataatgggGACGAAGAGGATGACGAAGAAGAAGATGATAATGGGAACGACGAAGACGATAATGAAGATGACAATAACGACGACGAGAATGACGAAGAGgaagatgaagaagaagataacgatgacgacgaggatgaCGGGGAAGATGACAATGAGGACGAAGATGACGAAGACGATAATAATGATGACGACAAGGACGAGGATGACGCAGAAGATAATAATgatgacgacgaggatgaCGAAGAAGATAATAATAaggacgacgatgatgacgaagaagataataataaagacgacgacgatgacgaagAAGATAATAATaaggacgacgacgatgaaGAAGAACATAATAATAAGAACGACGACGATGAAGAAGAAGATAATAATGAGGACGACGACGAAAACGAAGAAGAAGATAATAATaaggacgacgacgatgacaaTGACGAAGGGGATAATGATGGAGATGACGAGGACGACGAAGAGAACGATGAAGATGAGGATGACAAGGAAGAAGATGAGGACGACAATGACAAAGACGATAACAAGGGAGAGAAtgatgaggacgaggatgacGGGGACGAagacgacgatgacgatgaggatgaCGATGACAAAACAGACAATGAGAACGAGGACGATAACGAGGACGGGGACGCAACAGGGGAGGACGATAATGAGAACGACGAAGAAGATATTAAGAGTAAACCAAAATATAGGCATACGGCCAAAGGTAGAACGATACACCGCCTTGCTGACCTTTGCTCAGGTCGGCTTATAGATGAAATAG ACTTGGGGAAGaggaattcaaataaaaaagcatttAACCAAG ATGACGAATGTTTCTATGTTGGATTGGGCCATGACGGCCATTCAGCTAAGCGCGGCAACAATTTCGTGCCCAACGATTATAAACCATTCCAATGCTGTCCAACCAAATTGGAGAAGTCAACGAAAGTTCCTAAAATGACGGCCCAGCGAATCGGGCACAGCGAAGGCGATCAGGGCAAGCGTCCAAGCGGCGGCAACTTCCAGTTCGCCGGCCAGGCGTCCAGCAAATCGGCAACAAAGCCGGCGGCCACCAAGAAGCAGGCCAAGCTCTCCAAGGACACCAAGGACACcgatgacgacgatgaggaCGACGAGGACAAGCCCCTGGTCAAGGTTTCCTATGCCAACAAGCGCTCGGGAGGAAGCAACAAGCCGCAGGCTGGCAAGAAGACAGTAGCCAAGGATAACGACGATCAGTCTCAGGAGGTGGAGAAGGTATCTAAGCAGAAGTCGTCAAAGAAGTCCGGCAAGCTGAATGTCAAATCCG GATATCTCTCTGTGGGAGTAAGGCAACAGTTTAACTGA